TGACAGTTGCACAGACGTTTTATTTTGTTAGGGAAGATCAGCCTGGGCGGGAGTAcggctttctgctgctgagctgcagggaaCAGGGCAGAAATTTGAAGAGGGCAAATTCAGATCTCCAAGAGTGTCTTGAAAAAATGCCCACGAAACTTACCGATCGGTTTGAGCGTTCGATTTTAGCCAGCGGCCGTGGCAGCCGTGGCAACCCGTCGGGGTAATGCCAAGAAAAACCAAACACGCATTTCAGCAGGAGACCTTCTGCTTGTGGGTTCCCGAGCTGTTTTGGAGGTAGGAAGCGCATGAGACCGATTTTCAAGAGTTCAGTTGCAAGGGCCAGTTAGGGCAGCCGCTGGATGTAACTGCCAGATCAGAACGCAGGATAAAGACACAGAACGAGAGGGTAAACAGCCAGGAGAACAAGCCCCGGCTCCCTACGACTTGCCAGTATTTGCACCCAATACAGATGTTTGTATTTATGAAGGTATGGGCTCCAACTACAACCTCCAGACCCAGATCTCTGGCCAGGCCCAGCTCCAATTTAATCTCTGGTGCATTCACCAAAGATTAACTTGGTAGATAAAGATGGAACTAGAAATATTTGAAGCCTGAAACCTGTTAGGGTACTTTTGTTATGGCAAGAAAAATCCCTTCAGAACGcgagaagaaaaagcaaagaaagctaaaaaatgcaagaaggaaaaagtgtgATGGTCCACTGACTGATTTCtgaattcttcctcttttcacaGTTCTGAGGTTTGAACATTATGAACAGTTGACTGTTTGAATCGTATAATGCAATACCTGTTCCTCTGGCTTAACGTTACAATATTTCCCACACCGCAGGATTGCTTCACATTATTCTAAGAGGCAGTGTCATTTTCCCTGCAGTGCTAGGTCTTCTTTACTGAGGCGAAGGACACTCCTACTTCCTTTAattatatgttttgttttaaattaatgtcCTTTATTCTGGCGATGAATCACCAGCTTGTAGACAGGTAAATGTGGGAGTAAGAGAGTGAAAATATAAGTTTGATTCCCAAGGTGGGTGTCTTTAATTAAAACGGACAGCAAGATTCAGTCTTCCTTCCCAAACTTACCCTGCCATTCTGCAGGCTCTGGGCTCCCATGTTGCCGTGCACGTACCTCGCTGGTTCAGAACCGCCTGTAAGCCGGTCCCCTTTGGGTTCAGGGCACAGATCCCCTATCGCTTGTGTACCCTGACAGTTGCACCACACCACGCAAAGCAAATACGCCGAGACAAACTTTAAGGCCATCATCCCGGCGCGAAGGGACGGGGAGGGGAGCCGTGGCTTTGCTGTGACCGCTCCAGCGGCGAGCAGGGAGCCTGGAGCcgcctctccctgctccctgctggcccTCGGACAACGCCGCTGCGCTCCCCTGCACGGGGCAGCGCTGCCGGCCGCCGGGCGTTCCTCCCCCGAGCGCCGCACGGCGAATAGCGCGGTCTGCCCTCTGGTCGCAGCGTTCCCCTGCCTTGGCAAAAGAGCTTGGAAAAAGACGAACCGAACAAATAAATAACCCCCCGCTGCCTCCGTTTCCCCGGGGGCTAAACGAGCCTGGCAGGGGGGGAGCGCTGCACCCCTGCGGCCCCAAACCGCGCGCAGCCGGCAGGGTGCGGGGCTGCTCCGCACCCCCGGGGGCCGAtcgctgccccctccccggggccgggcggggagcgAGGGGCACCTgcggccccgtccccgtcccgggcggccccggcggcggtGCCGGCCCCCGCAGCCGCTCCGCACCCGCTCCGCACccgcgggccggggccggcggcggctaGGCGTGGCAGGCGGCCAGGCGGTGACGCGCCTGTTGCTATGGGATCGGCCGCCCCTATAAATAACCGAGCGGAGGAACTTTCCTAAGGCAGAGGCTTTTAGGACGCGGGCCCCGCAACCAGATGGTCCGCAGGAGAAACGCCAGCTCCAGCCGCAGCACCCGGAGCGGCAGAGCCCCGCCGAGCCGCAGGGACTGAGCCGGCGCAGGGGGGGGCAGCGCAGCAGCCGCGGTGCCCAGCGCCAGAGCCCGAGGCGGGGTCTGGAGCCCCCCACCCCGACGGCGGCAGCTCGATCCTCTGCCGGGGGGGCCCCCTGCGCCGTCTTCTCCTCCCCGCATCCCCCTTTGCTTTCATGCAACGCCTGGTGGCCTGGGACGCAGCATGCCTCCCCATCCAGCCGCCCGCCTTTAAATCCATGGAAGTGGCGAATTTCTATTACGAGGCGGACTGTCTGGCTGCTCTCAACAAGCTGCACccgcgggcggccgggggccgCTCCATGACCGAGCTGACCGTAGGGGACCACGAGCGAGCCATCGACTTCAGCCCCTACCTGGACCCCTTAGCATCCCAGCAGCCGGCGCAGCCGCCTcctcccgcagcagcagcagggggcaACTTTGAGCCTCCGtgcagcagcggcggcggccaAGATTTCCTTTCCGATCTCTTCGCCGAGGACTATAAAGGCAGCGGCGGCAAGAAGCCCGACTACACCTACATCAGCCTCGGCCGGCACGGCCACCCGTGCGGCAGCCAGAGCCACAagccgggggggctgccgggctgCTTCCCGCCGCAGATCGTGGAGACCAAAGCCGAGCCGGTCTTCGAGACCCTGGACTCTTGCAAAGGGCCCCGTAAGGAAGaagggggggccgggccgggaccggggggcATGTCCTCGCCCTACGGCAGCACCGTGCGCTCCTACCTGGGCTACCAGTCGGTGCCGAGCGGCAGCAGCGGGAACCTGTCCACCTcgtcctcctccagcccccccggcacccccaaCCCCTCCGAGTCCTCCAAGTCGGCCGCGGCCGGCGGGGGCTACTCGGCCCCCCCCCGCGGGCAAGAACAAGCCCAAGAAGTGCGTGGACAAGCACAGCGACGAGTACAAGCTGCGCCGGGAGAGGAACAACATCGCGGTGCGCAAGAGCCGCGACAAAGCCAAAATGCGCAACCTGGAGACGCAGCACAAAGTCTTGGAACTGACGGCCGAGAACGAGCGGCTGCAGAAGAAGGTGGAGCAGCTCTCCCGGgagctcagcaccctcaggAACTTGTTCAAACAGCTGCCCGAGCCCCTGCTCGCCTCCTCGCCGCGCTGCTGACCCCCTTTCCCCGGGGCCGGCCGGAGGGGAGCGCCGGTGGCCGGCTCCCCGctgcgccccctccccgccgggggagcccggggctgggggcccgCAGCGtgcccccggggctccccccgggcTCGGCGGGGCTTTCTGCTCGGTTTGCTCTTTATTTACGCGTCGGCGGAGGGGCCCGGCGAGGCCGCCAGGGCGCGGGGGCGCGTCGGGGGTCGGGGgccggcggccgcggggctctGCGGGCTGCTGGGCGCTGGGGGTATTTAACACAGCGAGAGGAGAGCAGGGCGAAGTGATGCAATCCTTGAAGCATGGCTGGGAATGCTGCGTACATGATGCAATCTCGTGTAACTGTCAGTCATGGATTGAGTAATCTGTTAAAGATGTTcctacgttttttttttttattataaagaatAATCTATTTCtataagaaaatacatatgtatattttggGATCTATGCATTCTTGCTACGTTTGAAGCATTAATGAacaattttaataaactttatgactaggttaaaaaaagtagcttgttttatttggaaGGCACGTTTGAAGCTAGCTTAAAGGCAGAGCTGAAACTCTAGCTGCATCTGGCTCAGTGCTGTGATCAGGGAGCAGGATGGAGCAGTTGGTCTTTTCACTTTCTCTGTGactcagagaaaaacaaaaacaaaaaccccaagaGAAAGCCAGTaaagagcagggctggaagctTCAGCCAGTTCTCGTTGcctcattttatttcctctaatCACTTGCTTTAGCTGCCGCTTGGGTATTGTTTGGGGAGGAGGTGGTTGTTTGGCGTTTTCGGTTTTTGCACTTCTTGCTGTTCTCAACATGTAGAGCGAGGTGTGCTGTCCAAACCGGGACCAGTCCTTGGCAAAGTAACTCCGAGTCTGaagtgggagggaggaagaaaaagtaaggGAGGaagctttaatttatttatatatatatatttttctctaaggaGTTTATATTCTCTAAGTTGTGATTCAGCGTTTCTTATGTTTGTAGTTTACAGGAACAAACACCAGAAAGTAGCATTTCTGTTGGATGCCGGTAACTCGGTCACTGCTCAGGAAGCTCTCCTGCAGCCGGCCAGGTGAGAGGCACACGAACAACTCCCTTATCCTTTCTCTTGAGACATTTTCCTAAAAACCTGTAGATGGAGTTTCTCTGTTGAGAGGCgtttgtttctgtgcttctgtgtttGGGGACAGTGGCAGACAAGCTGGGGgggcagagaaggaggaagcTGGTTCTGGGCTACACCTCTGTTcccaggggagctggggctctgcctCCGATGGAAGGAGCCAGGCTCGGCACGGCTCCCCAGCCGCGTTTCTTCCCGAGCCCCCGCTGCTCACTGCCGCACGCAGCTCTGCGAGCAGCTAACAGTCTCGAGCTGGTTACGCACAGGGAGTTGAGAAAATGATCGGCTCTTActcagcattttccattttcctgttagGCCAAATTTAAGCAGTAAGTTTTTAAGTCGAGTGCCTCCGAACAGAAACTCCTTAACTGTCTGTGCCATTGGACAGCTGAGTACAGACGGGCTTTTCTGGATCAAGCCAATGCATTTGAATTGGCTGCTATACATTCCAATACAAAAAGCAGCGGATTTCAGGACAAATATCGaatttgttgtttatttctaaTGTTTCTCTAAGCAAAGCATGTTTTCTACTGAAAGAACTGTTCTGCATTTTTGACGCTTAAGATCATATCTTCCTCTGGCGGGGCAAACTCCCGGAGCTCTTCCTGAAATTTGTTGTGCGTTCCCTGCTCCCGCAGTGCCTCCGTAGCTCCTGCTAGGAGCTGGGCACTGGTAAGCACGAAGTGTTAGACCTGCTAcagatttctgctgtttgctttttaatttgtaCAGTTAAGTTGGTTTTATGAGACCCTAAGAATAGATCTTCTCGGGTGAGCTAGCTCCTGCACCGGCTTGACTCAAGTTCTTGCAGGCAAGATAGACGTTAGATCTTGTCTTGACTGTCCCTCGTGACGCTGATTTCTCCAGCCTCCTGTGGCTGTTTATTCTACTATTCTTCTAGTTACGAAACTTATCCACATCGTTAGATCCTATTTTCTTGTTGTGCTGTAGGCCATGTAATGTTACCCAAACTCACAAGCTGCGTTCCCAGTCGGAGCTGAGTGCTGCTGAGGGCAGAATTGCTGCAGGACTGAAGATGTCCTCagatacatttctttctttctttataaatgACAAAGCTTCCAACAAAAGTTCAGTTTATgagggctgggaggcagggTAGATTGAAAGATAAGATGTACTAAAggtatttatatttgtttaaatgatAGTCCAGTTTTGGAGACAGAGCTCTGTCAGGCACGAATGAGCTAATCCCCGTCCTTAAACTTTGCCTGCTTCAGGAGAGTCAGGGCAGCGCTGCTGCAATTTAAAGAATGTTTAAATTCCTGCTGTATTGCCCTGTATCTCTTCATTTGGATTAAAGATTTCTCATTCAGGAGGAAACTTGTGCAGTGATGAGTTTTTGTCAAAAGGACGCAGTTACAGACAGGAAAACCGAGAACACAAATGCACTAATTTTACACTAGTCTCAGAAGGAACCTGAAAGAGTCAGAAAGAGAATTCCTGAATCTTTAATTCTTAATCTTCTGTTAGCTACAGAACTTACATTTTAGGAGCTTTCTAGCATGATTAAATGCGTAGAGGTCATGAAATACCCTGCTTTATAAACAAGCATATGAAAAAGCccctgaaattaaaacatttcctagaaaaaaaaaaaaaaaaaaagaagtttggaAACAGTTTGGGAAAAAGTAGTTTGGAAATGAATCTGAGCACTAATTCTAGTACTAAAGCAGACAAAAGAGTCCACATACTTTTTCTAATcaagggggcgggggggggaatTGGAAAATCCCTGTCCGAACAGGGGCTCGGCTCCAAATATTGATATAGCTTCCCATTACAAGCAAGATTCGGTTGACTGAAAGCAGTACTTGGTGCGTCTCAGTTGTCTTCTTACAAGGTTTCTTTAGCTTCTCTTCCTAAAGTGACTCAGTGCAATTTGCGGTAGGACTTTGCAGGCTATTTGCAGGTAAACCACGCAGAGGAGTTGCGGCCTTTACTCCACGAGTCTGTTTCAAATTTTATGGAAGTTTATAAATGTCATTTGGTTCAGggttgtttttcccctttcaaattGTATGCTACACTGACTGATTCGTACAGATCTTTCTTGTTACTACCAAAATAACAGAGTTTCTTCCTATTTAGACATATCTGTAAGACCACATCCCTAGCACTGGCATCCCATTTCCAAAGCATCTAGCACCGTTTTATCATTTGCTAATGTTTAAATTCAGTTGTGCTTAGTTCTGCAAAAGAAATCATATGTatcattttaaaccaaaatattcaaaaacacAAGTATGATTTTGTTAACGGGTCTTCTGTCTATTAATAGCAATTGCTAGCCTCTGCTTATCTGTCCAAAGCGTGTATAGCCCCAATACCGCTCTGACATTGTGTGGTGTTGCTTTGACACTttgcctgctgccttcccttaTTGACTCTTGGAAGATGCAGGAAAATTTACACTTGTTTCTATACTAATTGTTTATCTTCTATCAAATAAAATCACCCAAATTGCACCAAAGGGTTATTGGGCTGGGAGACTCAATCACATTTGGTAACAGTATagttttttcctcattcctgcAATAACCTTCTTATATCAAAATtacaacctgaaaaaaaaaaaaagctttgtgaaGTGTTCACCTTTACAATTTCCTTGCTAGACCAACTGTTATTGATGTGGATGTGtatgaaaatatgaagttaCTCTCATACTAGGTAGTTTTCAAGCAATGTTTCCTTAGCTGTGACAAGAATAAAAGTCAATGCAACTCAGTATCTGCtttaataaagacaaaaatgtatATGAGGCCAAATTACACATCTTCTTTTGTCATTTATAATGGTATCACTTTATAATGGTATCACTTAAGATACAATAAGTATTGTCTTGCATTTTCCTGTTATTCAGAGCAACACAAACTAAACCATCACCGAACTAGAACGGCAGGGTTTTGCATTCGGTTTGTTCTGGTTAGAGACGATCATGTGGTGGACGGGGTAATGATGAATCTGCTTCTGACTCTTTTTCCTACTAAGAACTAATACAAAAGAAATCGCACTACTCTCCTGCGGGTTAGcctattttttgtgtgtttaactCTGTGCACATGCTTAGTAGTCAGAATGTTAGGGCAAAACTCATACGTTAATGTGAAGTGTGAAGTAAAATGTAAACCTATGCATGTATGTTGCAAGGGTCCTAATACAATCAAGAAATCTAAACAAAACTAGGAATATAATTAAGTACTCCCAAGGAAACAATTCTGTTCCAACTCTGACTACCGTTTTTAATTACTCAGTGAAGTAAAAGTAGAACCATGTGGCAAAATCTATACATTAAATATGTGAGGGAATTGGCTCTTCTTTTGGGCGATGCACCCTGAACAGACTagtgaaattattaaaataatgaagttcTACTTAACTATTTGCTGGGACCCAAAACAAATTCTGAGAGTTTAATCTTTTCAACAGAAAGCTAAACTTTGTACAAGCTGTAAACTTGGATAATATCCCGTTTATTTCAGAGGTTTCTGATTCTATCATGTGAATTGAGGCCTGCTTTGACCCAGCCTGGGCAGCTGAGCAGCCCAATCCATGCAGAATATGTAAACACCTGGAAATGGCCGTGCATTGACATCAGGACCATGTGAGACATATGATGCAGTGTAATCCTGATGCAAAACTACATGAAATCCCAAGACAGTTTCTCTTTGCAGTGATACTAGaccctgcagctcagcagccgGGAGCACAACCGCTGTGGGATTTGAGTCCTGAGCCTCAGTAAAGAAGAGCTCTCAAGTTCAGCACAGCTCTGATTCTGATTTGGGTAGCTCTATCAACTGGGATCTAAAATCTTTTTGTGATCATTTTCCCACCTGCTAAATTGTTtggctgctttgttttgaataaagGGCTTTCTTCCCCTCCTACAAATGTTGGTGGTTAGATCTGGATGGGTGTGAAAAACAATAGGGTTGGAATTCCCAACTCGGATAAATGGGTTAATAGTTGCTGAAACTAATTGATTTGTGTTTACAAGAGGGACACATTTGGTTCCAAACCTTCTGACTGGTTGTCACAGTTTCACAGAGCAGAGCCAAATTTAAcccttatttgtttttaagccatCACAAATTTGGGCTATTTAGTTCCAATAATATTTTCTAGCTAATTACAGTCTAAGGAAGGCTTTGATCTACATCAGTTTTTTGCCTTGCCCTGTCCCATCTGCTCCTGCCTCTGTATTACACACTACATAGCTTTCAAAGCACTTTCTCAGAGTCCAGGGTATTTAAATCAGAGGCTTTAGTTAGGGCTTACAATTTCATACAATTTGCAGAATAATAAATCATCTCAGAACTCACGCATTCCCTCCCTACAGCACACTACAGAAGTGCTGGCTTTGTCAGCAGACCTCGTTTTGATCGGCTTGAACATCATGCCAGGCAGAGTAAGGAGCTGAGTTTTTGACAGAGGCTACGAAAGCTTATGGTCCCTATCCCCACATAAAAGAAGCGCAACAGCTGGTTTGTTTCCTATAAATACCTTGCATTTGCTAGTCCATTGCAACAGCATTTCATTAAGCCTGTGGTAGGTAGCTCATTGATGTTGTCTAGAAATTACATTAACAGGAATCAGTCTCCTTCAAACAATGCAAAAATCCCTCTAATGCCTCATCCACTGACTGTGTTCCCCTCCTACATTAGCTCACCTGTGATCCAGGTCCACAAAAGTTTTGTGAGCttgatttatattttgtgtAAGTGAGCATAGAGgctttgcttttagaaatgaatgTCACGGTGACACgatgggaaaatatttctgtgcaacATGATGAAACAATTACTTGGCTGAAGTAATTCAGGAAGGGAATCACAAGAACAAGAGAAAGTGCCTGGAGCCGGTttgagaagcagaaggagagaGCACTGGTGGCTAGCTAGCAGAAACATTGTTTTGCTAATTTCCCCAGCCTCTGTCATCTAGACAATAACTCGGGGGTGGATGTTTCTGACTGCGATTCGCTGCATTTCTCCGAGTCTAGGTGTCTTATAGGGAACAGGAGGACACAGATTCTGTCTCTattgtttttttgaaatataaaaggagagaaagggaacCTAGAATGTAATTCTTTGAGATACTTAAGTGTGTCTAACATTTAAATGTACAAGGAGCAGAACAAAATCTGTGGGATAACTTGGCACAATGAGATGAgtagaattacaaaaaaaaaaaggggtaaTTATCAAGGAGTTTGATTGCTTACAGGAATGCAAGCTGGACCATAGCCACTTATGCCTAACTTCTGCATGCAAGCTAGCTTTTACACCAGCTCAGTCAAGACGTAACTTCCAAGCAGCACTGTGGTTTTGCTGATGTGCTCCTGATGACCACTCATGGTGGCAGAAAATATTGTTCTGCTCCAAGTTAAGAACAGCTCTGACTGCTGCGTTGAGTCCCCAGATCTGAAGGACgaggagaggaggcagaaggCCTTTATGCAGGACTTTAGCTATGGGGTTCGCAGTATCCTTAAACACTTTCAAAGCAAATTATATAGCTGCAGAGTTAATGAATGCAGAACTCTGACAAAACTTAAGCAGCAAGGCGTAAGTACTGGGTTTTAGCAAAGCATGAGAACGGAAGGACACAGTTTCTGGTCCTGGTTCTTTCGCCAGTTTATCATATATCTTTAGATCGTTAGTTAGCCCCTAAATGTAATAGGAACTGTGTGCACATATGTGCATCTCTAGTTGTAAGTGCAGTTGCCATAGCTGCAGGTATATTTGCCTATTATATATTTAGATCCTGATCTTACATATGTGCTTCATTTTATACATGTAGCTGCAGTGATTTCAGTGGAACTATTATTACTCCCATGAGCAATGATAAATGCACAGATCTGTATTTACATGGATGCATTTACATGGATCTGTATATACATGGATTTGAGATCACTGTGTCTCTGGGAAGATTTTTGTGCCTTCCTCTGTTTTATACCACATGCCCTAGAAAATTTTGAGCACCTTCATATCGTATATTCAATTTCTACAGAGATACCCAGGCACATGGGCTGATGTGGGTGTCCCTTCCTGTACAAAAGGTGATGATGGTGGCTTCAGCATTTTTGCACTCCTCAGGACAAGGAAAATCTGTCTAGTGGGACACTGCCTATGCTCTAACAGCTACCATCGGGTCCCAGGGTAACAAAGCACTAGCACCTGAGCATGTGTTATACCtgagcagaagcaaaacaatgCTGAACACCAGCTTTCGAGTTTTGGATGTGCCAAGTGCTCTGCTGAAACACACCATTCCAGTCCCAGGCATAGATAGCTGCCTGGCCTCTGGATTACTGCTGTGTTGCAGCTGGCATAAAtcctgggaaagaaaacatggcAGAAAATCTGGACGTTCAAAAGATGGTGAATGAGATGCACCCGGATGGGCCAAAACGAATCCTaatttcctcctcctgtgctgAAGGAGCCCGTTCAGTGTGTATGCTGGCCGGGGCTGGCAAGCCACTGCTCCAACGCATGGTGTTAGTACCTGGCTGGTGATCAAAGCACTCTTAGGCAACAACCCACTCCACATCAGCAGGAGCCGCTGCCAAGAACCATGGACTTCTACGGGCTGGAAGGCAACTGATAAAGCAGACGCTGAGAAAAGCAATGATGCCTGCATTGGGCAATCTGAGTGCCACTAATGGCTactggaaaatgttatttttattttagttctgcAATTGCATAAGACGGGTCTGCTGAAGGCTCAGGGTGACATGGTGTTTGcacagggctttttttgtttgttttttttgcagggCATTTTATTTAGATGAACAGATACTCCCACTTTACAGGGGAAAACCACTACTCCTTGGTACTTTTCTTCCTCCGTCTGTACCAAATATGGGTCAGCTGTGCCTTTCTCCAGAATTAGCTCCTGTGGATTTTGGCTTGCGGAGGATGAGGCACCCGGAATGGGTGAGAATGATGCAAACAAACCTGTTGCAATACAATCCTGTGCCTGGTTGCAGGGGATACAGTTCACAAGTGAGGTTGGCAGATTAGAGAGGGTTTGGCAAAAAGGACTACAAGGCAGATCTCCATGGGGCAAAGAGGCTTTAAAAGAAGGAAGTGAGACCAACCAGTGCATGGTTCTGGGAAGGCTATTGCAAACTGTGGCAGTGATGGGAACTGTTTCCAACAGACACGCTAGGGGCACTGAACTCTTTTCTCACTGACCTCACGGTAACACGAAGTGAAAATTCTCCTCTGGTGGGTTTTGCCAagtttttaaaggcaaaaccTTATCCAATGGTTCCTGCTTTTGCATTAATTCACTAGCAGGTACTCTTCTGCACGAGCCCTGCAAGAGCTTTATTACCAGAGGTACACTAACTATTAAACAGCCATAAGCTCACCCTGGTATTTACGGTAGGACTGTGCCTTTTTATTGCGCACAGGGAGGGAACTCCCTTCTCAGCCCTCCAGGTGGTCCCTTCAGGGCAGGGTTGAGGCACATTGGTGAGAAGGGGTGGGGTTGGGTGGGAGAGGCTTTCTTTGCTGCCCTACCTGTTCTGGGCATAAATTGAAATGATCAGTCTCTAAATCCTGCCAATTAGGCATGCTTTACTGGCATTAGAGTCAGTTTACTATGACAGGTAAAACTACAAggtttctcttaaaaaaaaaaaaaaaaaaaaaaaggcaaaatactgGTTTAACCAGGGGtagcagagggcagcagcaggttaGTACCCAGCCGTACCCagacaggcaggagcagggcagcattctccagcacagggcagctcaGGGACAAACACCCCCTCACGTGTCTGCgtcccctcctccagcagcgACTGTGTGGTAGggagcccatggagctggaGGATGCAGCCGGCAGCCCTCGGCAGCACCCCTCCTCTGCAACAGCTCCTCTTAGGCATTCAGTGCAGGAttagatgtggaaaaaaaaatactggcaaTCCTTTCCTATGCTCCACCTGCCAACAAAGCTCCACCTACATGGGAGAGCAAAACGAGGTGCCTTTTACGAGACTATGAAACTGCTAATCAAGGTAGTAGCTGCGCTCTCTGGGTAGTGCCTTCCTAATCTCCTGATCAACAGATTCCTATAAGGAAGATAGCAATATAGACCTCTTGGGTCTATTACTTCTTGGTTTCTGTACACTGAGGCAGacactgttctgttttttgcaTGCTGCTCCCattttgagggttttttttgcttactCCAATGTCCGGAAATTATAGGGT
This genomic window from Cygnus olor isolate bCygOlo1 chromosome 16, bCygOlo1.pri.v2, whole genome shotgun sequence contains:
- the CEBPB gene encoding LOW QUALITY PROTEIN: CCAAT/enhancer-binding protein beta (The sequence of the model RefSeq protein was modified relative to this genomic sequence to represent the inferred CDS: inserted 2 bases in 1 codon); this translates as MQRLVAWDAACLPIQPPAFKSMEVANFYYEADCLAALNKLHPRAAGGRSMTELTVGDHERAIDFSPYLDPLASQQPAQPPPPAAAAGGNFEPPCSSGGGQDFLSDLFAEDYKGSGGKKPDYTYISLGRHGHPCGSQSHKPGGLPGCFPPQIVETKAEPVFETLDSCKGPRKEEGGAGPGPGGMSSPYGSTVRSYLGYQSVPSGSSGNLSTSSSSSPPGTPNPSESSKSAAAXAGATRPPPAGKNKPKKCVDKHSDEYKLRRERNNIAVRKSRDKAKMRNLETQHKVLELTAENERLQKKVEQLSRELSTLRNLFKQLPEPLLASSPRC